In Pseudomonas flavescens, the sequence GGATCGGCGAGTACTTGGTGGGCGCAGCCGGCAGACCGTCACGCTTCATTTCGTGGAACTCGTCGATACGATCACCACGCGGGGTGACCGCGAAGTTGTAGAACGGCGGTGGCGACGAAGTCGACCATTCCAGGGTACGAGCGTCCCATGGGTCGCCAGTCACGTCGGCCAGTTCCTTGCGCTTGATGATCGACACAGCGAACTGGATCAGGGTGCAGAGGATACCGATACCGATCAGCACGGCGCCGACCACGGCGATGTGCAGCCACGGCTCCCATTCCGGGTTGGTGGTGCTGTTCAGACGACGGGTCATGCCCATGAAGCCGAGGATGTACAGCGGCATGAACGCCAGGTAGAAACCGACGATCCAGAACCAGAACGATGCCTTGCCCCAACCTTCGTGCAGCTTGAAGCCGAACGCTTTCGGGAACCAGAAGGTGATACCGGCCATGTAGCCGAATACCGCACCGCCGATGATCACGTTGTGGAAGTGGGCGATCAGGAACAGGCTGTTGTGCAGCAGGAAGTCAGCACCTGGAACGGCCAGCAGTACGCCGGTCATACCACCGATGGAGAAGGTGATGATGAAGCCCAGGGTCCACAGGATCGGCGAAGTGAACTCCAGACGACCGCGGTACATGGTGAACAGCCAGGTGAAGATTTTCACACCGGTCGGGATGGCGATGATCATCGTCGCGATACCGAAGAAGGCGTTGACGCTGGCGCCGGAGCCCATGGTGAAGAAGTGGTGCAGCCATACCACGAACGACAGTACGGTGATCGCCACGGTAGCCCAGACCATCGAGGCATAGCCGAACAGACGCTTGCGAGCGAACACCGAGGTTACTTCGGAGAACACGCCGAAGGCCGGCAGGATCAGGATGTACACCTCAGGGTGGCCCCAGGCCCACAGGAGGTTGACGTACATCATCGGGTTGCCACCAGCTTCGTTAGTGAAGAAGTGGAAATCCAGGTAGCGATCCAGAGTCAGCATGCCGAGTACGGCGGTCAGAATCGGGAACGCGCCGCAGATGATCACGCTGGTGCACAGGATGGTCCAGGTGAAGATCGGCATTTTCATCAGGGTCATGCCAGGGGCACGCATCTTGATGATGGTCACGAAGAAGTTGACACCGGTCAGCAGCGTACCGATACCGGATATCTGCAGCGCCCATATGTAGTAGTCGACCCCGACTCCCGGACTGTACTCGATGCCTGACAGCGGTGGATACGCGACCCAGCCGGTCATGGCGAACTCGCCCACGAACAGCGAAACGTTGGTCAGCAGTACACCCACCACGAAGAGCCAGAAGCTCAGCGAGTTGAGGAACGGGAAGGCAACGTCGCGCGCACCGATCTGCAGCGGCGTGACGATGTTCATCAGACCGACCACCAGTGGCATGGCCACGAAGAAGATCATGATCGTACCGTGAGCGGTGAAGATCTGATCGTAGTGGTGCGGTGGCAGATACCCTTCGGAGCCGCCAGTGGCGATCGCCAGCTGGGTACGCATCATGATCGCGTCGGCGAAGCCGCGCAGCAGCATGACCAGGGCGACGATGATGTACATCACGCCGATTTTCTTGTGGTCGACCGAAGTCAGCCATTCGTGCCACAGGTAGCCCCACTTCTTGAAGTAGGTCAGGGCGGCGAACAGCCCGAGACCACCCAGCACCACGGCAATCATCGTGACGACAAGGATGGGCTCGTGCAGGGGTATTGCATCTAGTGTCAGCTTTCCGAACATCGTTTATTCCTCCGCACCTGAATCGTGCGCGGCTTCGCTCACAGGGTTGCTCTTGTAATCGATGTACTGGCCAAGGATCTGACGGAACAGACCAGGCTGAGCGTTGAAGTACTCGACGGGGTTGTTCTCGCTTGCCTTGCTCAGCAGCTGGTAGCTACCGTTGAAGTCCAGCGTGTTCGGCGACTGTTTGACCTTGGCCACCCACTGCTCGAACTCTTCGTTGCTGGTTGCATGAGTCTTGAACTTCATGCCCGAGAAACCGTGACCGCTGTAGTTGCCCGATACGCCGAAGAACTCGCCCGGCTCGTTGGCAATCAGATGCAGTTGAGTGCGCATGCCGCCCATGGCATAGACCATGCCGCCCAGCTGCGGGATGAAGAAG encodes:
- the cyoB gene encoding cytochrome o ubiquinol oxidase subunit I, with the translated sequence MFGKLTLDAIPLHEPILVVTMIAVVLGGLGLFAALTYFKKWGYLWHEWLTSVDHKKIGVMYIIVALVMLLRGFADAIMMRTQLAIATGGSEGYLPPHHYDQIFTAHGTIMIFFVAMPLVVGLMNIVTPLQIGARDVAFPFLNSLSFWLFVVGVLLTNVSLFVGEFAMTGWVAYPPLSGIEYSPGVGVDYYIWALQISGIGTLLTGVNFFVTIIKMRAPGMTLMKMPIFTWTILCTSVIICGAFPILTAVLGMLTLDRYLDFHFFTNEAGGNPMMYVNLLWAWGHPEVYILILPAFGVFSEVTSVFARKRLFGYASMVWATVAITVLSFVVWLHHFFTMGSGASVNAFFGIATMIIAIPTGVKIFTWLFTMYRGRLEFTSPILWTLGFIITFSIGGMTGVLLAVPGADFLLHNSLFLIAHFHNVIIGGAVFGYMAGITFWFPKAFGFKLHEGWGKASFWFWIVGFYLAFMPLYILGFMGMTRRLNSTTNPEWEPWLHIAVVGAVLIGIGILCTLIQFAVSIIKRKELADVTGDPWDARTLEWSTSSPPPFYNFAVTPRGDRIDEFHEMKRDGLPAAPTKYSPIHMPKNTGVGLIMSVGALAFGFALIWHIWWLAALSFVGTFAVLIRNSYNTDVDYYVQPDEIERIEKAHIQAKAKQA